A single region of the Pseudomonadota bacterium genome encodes:
- a CDS encoding DNA adenine methylase: MSIRPLVKSKGKYHLASWITQNFPPNYMQMSYIEPYVQAGGVFFNKERSVDESINDSDDGIICIYKALRDEPGMFLSRLKRTKYCINTFNKVLKKSPNKDYLDVAVNEFILRRMSKNSAKKTFAEDDSWDSILTELPKIADRLQNVHIFNKSPIETLLAYDDKDMFTFVDPPPLSESVDVNENKLSTDEHIALSEVLNQFRGKVMICGLPSLLYRRLYHADKGWKCIKKKTNVKLTIDCLWVNY; the protein is encoded by the coding sequence ATGAGCATTAGACCACTTGTGAAAAGCAAAGGAAAGTATCATCTTGCATCATGGATCACTCAAAACTTTCCACCCAATTATATGCAAATGAGTTACATAGAGCCTTATGTACAGGCTGGTGGTGTGTTCTTTAATAAAGAGCGATCAGTAGATGAATCTATCAACGATAGTGATGATGGCATTATTTGTATTTATAAAGCACTAAGAGACGAACCAGGGATGTTTCTCAGCAGATTAAAACGAACAAAATATTGCATCAATACTTTTAACAAAGTTTTGAAAAAATCACCTAATAAGGATTACCTGGACGTTGCTGTAAATGAATTCATTTTGAGAAGAATGAGTAAAAATAGTGCCAAAAAAACATTTGCAGAAGATGATTCTTGGGATTCTATTTTAACAGAACTGCCCAAAATTGCAGATCGTCTACAAAATGTACATATTTTTAACAAATCTCCCATAGAAACCTTACTGGCTTATGACGATAAAGATATGTTTACATTCGTTGATCCGCCTCCATTGTCAGAATCAGTAGATGTGAATGAAAACAAGTTATCTACTGATGAGCATATTGCACTGTCGGAGGTGCTCAACCAATTTCGAGGGAAAGTAATGATTTGTGGGTTGCCTTCTTTATTGTATCGACGCCTTTATCATGCGGACAAAGGCTGGAAATGCATTAAAAAGAAAACAAATGTTAAGCTCACAATAGATTGTTTGTGGGTTAATTACTAG